In the Setaria italica strain Yugu1 chromosome VI, Setaria_italica_v2.0, whole genome shotgun sequence genome, one interval contains:
- the LOC101778577 gene encoding pentatricopeptide repeat-containing protein DOT4, chloroplastic, producing MATPPLASISSHHRAPPPWPPPKNTTNPRMKIRCGVLAPPVGQVLEAAAASPSPMRSKNRSNRVPSSDVNLQIQRLCGAGDLTEAVRLLGSDGVDVRSYCAVIQLCGEERSLEAGRRAHAVVRASCGGAGGIGSVLGKRLVLMYLKCSDLGSARRVFDEMPPQVADVRVWTSLMSAYAKAGDFQEGVLLFRQMHCCGVSLDAHAISCVLKCIASLGSIMDGEVVRGLLEKLGLGEECAVTNALIAVYTRCGRMEDAMQVFNSMHSRDAISWNSMISGCFSNGWHGRAVDLFSKMWSEGVEISSVTMVSVLPACVELGYELVGKVVHGYSVKAGLLWELESLERGIDEVLGSKLVFMYVKCGDMASARTVFDVMSSKSNVHVWNLLMGGYAKAGRGLHGYSVKTGLVGEISLANALLDMYSNCSDWHSTNQIFESMDQKNVVSWTAMITSYTRAGLFDKVGGLLQEMVLDGIRPDVFAVTSALHAFASDESLKQGKSVHGYAIRNGIEKLLPVANALMEMYVRCGNTEEARLIFDRVTNRDIISWNTLIGGYSRNNLANESFSLFIDMLLQFKPNAVTMTCILPAAASLSSLERGREIHAYALRRGYLEDNYTSNALVDMYVKCGALMVARLLFDRLTKKNLISWTIMIAGYGMHGHGKDAIALFEQMRGSGVEPDSASFSAILYACCHSGLRNEGWRFFNAMRNEHKIEPKLKHYACIVDLLSHTGNLKEAFEFIESMPIEPDSSIWVSLLHGCRIHRDVKLAEKVADRVFKLEPENTGYYVLLSNIYAEAERWEAVKKLKNKIGGRGLRENTGCSWIEVRGKVYVFVPNNRNHPQGNRIAEFLDDVARRMREEGHDPKKNYALMGANNAVHDEALCGHSSKLAIAFGVLNLSEGRPVRVTKNSRGGQNVLALSCSWLFALVLVISLVACKISSDAMSKSSS from the exons ATGGCAACGCCTCCCCTCGCCTCCATTTccagccaccaccgcgccccACCACCATGGCCACCTCCCAAGAACACCACCAACCCACGAATGAAAATTCGGTGTGGCGTGCTCGCGCCACCGGTGGGTCAAGTCCTggaggcggccgccgcttcTCCAAGTCCAATGAGGTCCAAGAACCGGTCCAATCGGGTCCCGAGCTCCGACGTGAACCTGCAAATTCAGCGACTCTGTGGGGCGGGCGACCTCACTGAGGCTGTGAGGCTGCTGGGCTCCGACGGCGTTGATGTGCGGAGCTACTGCGCGGTCATTCAGCTCTGCGGAGAAGAGAGGTCGCTGGAGGCTGGGAGGAGAGCGCATGCCGTGGTACGCGCATCCTGTGGTGGAGCCGGTGGAATTGGGAGCGTCCTTGGGAAGAGGTTAGTTCTTATGTACCTGAAATGCAGCGACCTGGGCAGTGCAAGAAGGGTGTTTGATGAAATGCCTCCTCAAGTCGCTGATGTCCGTGTCTGGACTTCGCTGATGAGTGCGTACGCGAAGGCGGGTGATTTTCAAGAAGGCGTTTTGTTGTTTAGGCAGATGCACTGCTGTGGGGTTAGTCTGGATGCGCACGCCATTTCCTGTGTTCTGAAGTGCATTGCCAGTTTGGGCAGCATCATGGACGGCGAGGTGGTTCGTGGGTTACTTGAGAAGTTGGGTCTTGGGGAAGAATGTGCAGTTACTAATGCTCTGATAGCCGTGTACACAAGGTGTGGCCGGATGGAGGATGCAATGCAGGTATTCAACAGCATGCATTCCCGGGATGCCATCTCTTGGAATTCAATGATTAGTGGTTGCTTTTCAAATGGATGGCATGGAAGGGCTGTTGATCTTTTCAGCAAAATGTGGTCTGAAGGTGTGGAGATCAGTTCAGTGACAATGGTCAGTGTTTTGCCTGCTTGTGTGGAATTGGGTTATGAGCTTGTTGGAAAAGTCGTGCATGGTTACTCTGTGAAAGCTGGATTACTCTGGGAGCTTGAATCTTTGGAGAGAGGAATAGATGAAGTTCTTGGATCCAAACTGGTATTCATGTATGTGAAATGTGGTGACATGGCCTCTGCAAGAACGGTATTTGATGTAATGTCATCAAAAAGTAACGTGCATGTATGGAATCTGCTAATGGGTGGCTATGCAAAGGCTG GGAGGGGGCTTCATGGTTACTCAGTGAAAACTGGATTGGTTGGGGAGATATCTCTTGCTAATGCTCTTCTTGATATGTACTCAAATTGCTCAGATTGGCATAGCACAAATCAGATATTTGAAAGCATGGATCAGAAAAACGTGGTGTCATGGACAGCAATGATCACGAGTTATACCAGGGCTGGGCTGTTTGACAAAGTGGGTGGGTTACTTCAAGAGATGGTATTAGATGGTATCAGACCGGACGTCTTTGCAGTCACCAGTGCCCTTCATGCATTTGCTAGTGATGAATCTTTGAAACAAGGAAAATCTGTCCATGGATATGCCATCAGAAATGGAATAGAGAAACTTCTTCCTGTTGCCAATGCACTTATGGAAATGTATGTGAGATGTGGGAATACGGAAGAAGCACGGTTGATTTTTGATCGTGTGACGAACAGGGATATAATCTCATGGAATACACTGATAGGAGGTTACTCAAGAAATAATCTTGCCAATGAATCCTTCAGTTTGTTCATTGACATGTTGCTCCAATTCAAACCTAATGCAGTGACCATGACCTGCATCCTTCCGGCTGCCGCAAGCCTTTCGTCCTTGGAGCGAGGTAGGGAGATACATGCTTATGCACTACGAAGAGGATATCTGGAAGacaattatacatccaatgctcTGGTGGACATGTATGTTAAGTGTGGTGCATTAATGGTAGCTCGACTTTTGTTTGACCGGTTGACTAAGAAGAACCTCATATCATGGACCATCATGATAGCTGGATATGGCATGCATGGTCATGGGAAAGATGCTATTGCTCTCTTTGAACAGATGAGAGGCAGTGGTGTTGAGCCAGATTCAGCTTCTTTCAGTGCCATATTGTATGCTTGCTGCCATTCAGGTCTTAGAAATGAGGGATGGAGATTCTTCAATGCTATGCGAAATGAACACAAAATAGAGCCCAAACTGAAGCACTACGCCTGCATCGTTGACCTGCTTAGCCATACTGGAAATCTGAAAGAGGCTTTTGAGTTCATCGAGTCAATGCCAATTGAACCTGACTCAAGCATCTGGGTCTCATTGCTGCACGGATGTAGAATTCACAGGGATGTCAAGCTTGCAGAGAAAGTAGCAGACAGGGTCTTCAAGCTGGAACCTGAGAACACAGGGTACTATGTCCTTCTTTCCAACATCTATGCCGAGGCTGAGAGATGGGAGGCTGTCAAGAAGCTGAAGAACAAGATTGGTGGTCGGGGGCTACGCGAGAACACTGGCTGCAGTTGGATTGAGGTCAGGGGCAAGGTTTATGTCTTCGTCCCGAACAACCGGAATCACCCACAAGGGAACAGAATTGCAGAATTCCTGGATGATGTTGCCAGAAGGATGCGGGAAGAAGGCCATGATCCTAAGAAAAACTATGCTCTGATGGGCGCGAACAATGCAGTGCACGACGAGGCACTTTGTGGGCACAGCTCCAAGCTCGCCATCGCATTCGGCGTGCTCAATTTGTCGGAAGGGCGGCCAGTCCGCGTGACAAAGAACTCAAGG GGTGGACAGAATGTTCTTGCTCTTAGTTGCTCCTGGCTGTTTGCTCTTGTGCTTGTTATTTCTCTTGTGGCTTGTAAGATTTCTTCAGATGCAATGTCAAAATCCAGTAGCTGA
- the LOC105913532 gene encoding exocyst complex component EXO70A1-like: protein MTDYLYAVDDDNAAAGHSARAAAAVHAAMPRLEEDVRSLLSSSLRRFSISSDDIDDATPSASPRHGTLSPDATASVRGVADQILLGVEAVAIEEVTKMEWSVLDQKMRRWSHAVRAVVRTFLADERLLCDEVFELDEELGHECFAYIARGMFEALTDVQPELEALFSGDAARDFFTG from the exons ATGACCGACTACCTCTACGCCGTGGACGACGACAATGCCGCGGCAGGCCActcggcccgcgccgccgccgccgtgcatgCCGCCATGCCGCGCCTGGAGGAGGATGTGCgctcccttctctcttcctccctGCGGCGCTTCTCGATCTCCTCGGACGACATCGACGATGCGACGCCCAGCGCGTCGCCGCGCCACGGCACGCTCTCCCCGGACGCCACGGCCTCCGTGCGCGGCGTCGCGGACCAGATA ctcctcggcgtcgaGGCCGTCGCCATCGAGGAGGTGACCAAGATGGAGTGGAGCGTGCTCGACCAGAAAATGCGCCGGTGGAGCCACGCTGTCAGGGCCGTGGTCAGGACCTTCCTCGCCGACGAGCGCCTGCTGTGCGACGAGGTCTTCGAATTGGACGAGGAGCTTGGCCACGAGTGCTTCGCCTACATCGCCAGGGGAATGTTCGAGGCACTCACTGACGTGCAGCCGGAGCTCGAAGCCCTATTCTCCGGCGATGCCGCGCGCGATTTCTTCACTGGCTAG